The Sorghum bicolor cultivar BTx623 chromosome 6, Sorghum_bicolor_NCBIv3, whole genome shotgun sequence genome contains the following window.
cttccttcacaactgaagaaaGCATCGACCACTTCTTCCCCTGCtgtgtagtttgccactacatccatgagctcatcgacggtctgaggtcgattccgacccaattcccgcaccaagtctcgactggtggtaccagagacaaaggccaggatgacgtcgtggtcggggatttgcggcagctcggtgcgctgctttgagaagcgtcgagcgtactctcgaagagtttctcctgacttctgtttacacttgctgaggtcccacgagttcccgggccgtatgtaggttcctttgaagttaccctcgaagactctaaccaaatcgacccagtcgtggatctgattagCTAGAAGTTCCTCAAGccaccgacgggcggtgtcggagaggaagagtggcagctgtctgatgatggctcgatcatcccctcgagcgcctcctagctgacaggccggcctaaaatcggccagccacaactctggtttggtctcaccattgtattttgcgatgctggtcgggggtcggaacggactgggcaagggcgtgctgcggattgccctgctgaacacccgtgggcctggtggctcgggggccatccggtcttcatcgctgtcgtaccttccaccgcgatgcgcgctgtaaccgcgctcttccgcgtccccataccgacggcgtcgattctcttcgatgtcacgccgcgcgtcgtgtcgacgatGATCGTCGACAGGGAGgacgagagcggtctttctacctcgagggggaggctgttgatggactgacacctccttttcgttttggggtGGCTCATCGTGCTTTTCGGTGGCGGCTCCTCGTCATCGAGatgccgagctttcggcttgttgaactgctgctacctggagcagagtttgcacctcgtctcggatgcgtcgagcttgggagttcgatggctctggcatgttgcgtagcagcatcgttgctgccaccacattctggcccgctcgagggaaacggctgacaggctgctctggctccGCGTCTCCGACAATTTGTCGGTGCACCTCTCGAGCTCGACTACGGATACTTCTGCCGGGTGGGTAAGGcaagtcttgttcgaggatttgctcgagcaggacgaggcgctcacggtcctcgtcaagctttgtcttgagctctcgtagctgcgcaagctGCGCGGCCCTATCTTCCTGTGGAAGTGGGTTGGCTTGTCCGCCgtccccaggcgtcctggggtctttccttgctgcgggggctcgaccgcccgcagcagcgtcctgtgtctcgtcggtggtttttACTGCCCCGTCGATGTGGTAGCACGCCCTAGTAAGGTCGTGGCTATcgctctcggagtcggagtccggcttggcggcgtagaaacatccacgccCTTCTTCCAATAGCCGTTGCCTGAGCTAGGTGATCGTGTAttgcccagggcctaggcggcggaggcctcgcacctgggagagaTCCGGTAGCTCGGACGTCGGCCGTTGTACTtcagagtcacgtgggaggtccattggtctctccacgtacgtctgggcgtttgggcatatcgctctggcgagcgacgccgcggcgttgtccaacccgaatggcagtgcccttcttggagtgaacaacccatgCGGAAGTAACCTGGCggcgggggagagcgcgcggggcgcgtcacctcttgTCGTCGTGTGACGCTGGGCCGGCACGTCCACGGTCCTGGCACGCGGGGCTGCCGACTCTTGCGTCACCTCCTGCCTAGCACGAACTGctggtcgtgatgaggcagaggggcggcgATAATGCTGCCCACGCcttttcttgggcggggaggcgtggtggcgagggcgtctcggggccctcaaccgtgctggcgcaacgcgggctccttccggtcctttgaccgagagcaagatcatgtcgtagccagagccgatcgacatgaactcaaggctcccgaaccaaatcacggTGGAGCGTGGgatcggcgaggcgagagtggccatctagaaaggaatgggaaatcgatgaaaaacacgcaggacccctacctggcgcgccaactgtcggtgtttttcccacgGGGGGTCGCAccgacgagtaaatttgtatgcgtgctccctttcccagatggtgatgcaagacgacatagagatttatcctggttcgggcaagagagggccctacgtccagcgggggagggaagtttgtattatcttgcacctaagtgcttgtacaggggtgaatacaagcgcagTATGAACAGGATGAAGTATGAGAATTCTACCGAGTGTGGGTGAAGTGTTTTTTCGTCGTCCCTATCTATTCCCGggcccttccttttatagcgccaaggagagacccagggtacatgcataggtgtcagtgtaggggtcgataggagcatggcacgctgacctactcgaggcccccgtaccggcgtggtctctagccgtcccgtcttagtagcctggtgatgattacgcgtgcccctgtagcctgctctgcgcgccgtcttgggctggttcaccggtcgcatGCCTGTACGacatggcggcagatccggcggagtggttgtggTGCTGTCaatcgacgcccgactcgtccctaggaaggaaccaggtccggtcgagggtcagaccccGTGCAAAGCTCTGatgtccggagcgctgaccttggctgtctcgagggggtcctgattagacgttccatccctgtttcccgtgtcctgacacgccctgggtcgtttagTGGGGAAGgttgcaaaaagaacgacgggacgggtgcctgttccctatcacgcttcccgtgaccagcgtgttaggtgggaaagcggcaggcgcatttaatgccctggctctcgtgcgcgcgtcaggcggtggacagtgtccttgcgctcgacgcctcctgattcgctcgagcctgtctccgtattcgacggtagtcatCACCCGACCCCTGAGtggttcgctcgacgccttttccgtcttcgaggctgcggctgcCGTCGATCGTAGGCGTTcgattagagcgtcgagttttggggcctcgacctttgtacgggtaatctcgttataTGCAttagtgagggtaccccttactgataccctcgacaacggCCGATGACATGCCTTGGTCAGACGGGTCGACTGTCTGTTCAGGTGCATCTGTCAGTTTAGCTTGGCTTTGGGGCGCTGGATGAGGTGGAGAGGACGGTGCCGCCTTCTACCATTTTGGCTGAGTCTTGGTGGTTGTCGGAGCTTTCCTCTTAGGTTGAGCTTTGCTGGCTGTTGGCTAGGGGGCATCGACACCTGACAATTGAGTATCTCGAACCCTTGTCGATGCATTGGTTTGCTATTAGAAAACATAAGAGTTTTGTGAGTTGAGTATAAAGGCAGGGGATTATTTCTGGAATTCATTAAGAATAAAAGTGTCTAGTGTAGAACAAAGTTACTGATGACGTTCCAGTCGTGGTTGATACACCCTGAAAGGATAGTATAAGTATAGGCTGAAATCGGTAATGACGGTAATAAATTGAGGGTTTTTACCTTAAAAGCTTGTGCCAGGATGGCATTAGCAACCAATGGAGTGGCCTTTGATCGCTTGGTGGTCATCTTCTTGAAGCGAACTCCTCGATGCATCAGAGTTGCTAGGCTGGGAGAGTCATGACCGATCAAAGAGACCGGAGATATTGGTCGGAGATCGAACGACTGCCCACTTTTGCTCACCGATGGTGCCGGGTCATCAACCTATCAAAATAAGGAAGTCAGTTACCGATGCATTAGAAGTAaagaaagaattgagtatcggaAGGAGACTTACGACATCATTAGGGATTTCATGCTCAGAGTCGATCATATTCTGGTATATATGAGCCGATGTTGTGAATAGTTGTTCTTTCTATTCTTGCCACCATAACTTATAGGATTCAGTGATGAAAGAGGCTGGGACCTAGGTGGATAGATCAATGTCTGCTGTGTCGGCGTCTGGTGGGAGTTGGGCTACTCTGATCCAATCAAGGCCGCTGGTGATTGTCTCCCTCAGCTtgatcacatcggcatagccGAGTTTGATTGGCAGTTGACCGAAAGCCAACTGACGTgatagtgccgatggattgtagaattcataagttGTATTAGTGTTCTTCCTGCTGCCAAAAGTGTTCACTAGAATCGCCCTTGGGGTGATAATGGCTATCATCAAGCCATTATCCTTATTGAGTGCTTCATCGGCGGGATGAAAAAGAAGAGGGAATCTGTATTCCTCATCGACATAAGGCATCCAGTCCTGTTGTTCCCGAGAAAGGCCATTGTAAAAGGTCTAAAAGAATCTGTCAATCTGGTTCTCATTTGCATCGGTCCCAGGAAGGACTATGATGGCTTCGCCAAAATTGAGGGGcaaacgagttgccgattcatctTCTGCCAACTCATAATCTTCAGCAATATCTCGTGGGAACTGCTGCGCGAAGAAGTCCCATTGTAGATGCTTGTGCATATGGGcattaagccacatattgatgaaccaccaggggcctcccaaattACCGATGGGTTCACCCAGCAAAAGCTTCTCAATCacttgatgaaggagatgaTAGGCAAAAATCATAAGGTACCAGACAAGGGGGAATCGGGAACCATTGGCTAACCGCTCGGCAGCTGCTAGGTAAACGCAAGTTGGCTCTACCGATCAGCCGCAAAAGAaaaacttatccagccacatgttcaagaaaatgGCATGCTCTCTCTGGCCAACCGATCCGGTttgccgatacttttggatatatcctgaccaaccgccgatgttacGGTTGTCTACTCTGTGCTCGGGTTTCTGGTTGAAAAAACTACCATCATCGACAGTTGAGATGTCTAGGCCTgtaagcatgagcacatcggcaagtgtgggggaagcCGGGCCATGACCAAACATGAAAGTGTTGAAggtatctgaccaaaagtatgcggCTACTGTCATCATCGATTCATTTTTCTCCATATCGGTAATGGAAagtctgatgcattggtctagtttgcGTTCTGCCCAGTACACCTTGTTAGCCCCACTAACTCTCACGAACCAgtccttccatcccttagtgGTTTTTGGCCAGGATTGAAAAGTATCTTTCCGTAGATCTAGGGAAAAGTTTTCACCTCTGAAGGTGATTCTGTTGGTTCTGCGTTTATTATGTCAGTAGCATCCGGATTGCCCATCGGACCCAAGCACTGGATGTGAGGTTGTTCAAGTGGGGATAACTATTTTGTCACTCAGTTCCTAAGTTCGGGGAATCAAaaaggagagaagaaaagaaaaggaaaatacTGAGTATATGAACTTGCAAGAATAAAAGGAGCTACGGTAAGAAAAAGAGAGGGTGGAAACGGGATTAACCTCGGGTAcgttgaagttgatggccatttcttccaaGTGAGATGAGGATGAGACAAggggttgaaggttttggcttAAAGATCCTGCCGCAGAAGAGCTTTTTGCTATCGAAGTTCTGGGTTTTCTCGTCGAAGTCGCCGCCGGAAGAGATGAGATTGgaaatgaaggatggcaaggtagaagatgagtgctggggaaggaagtatttataagtTGAGTTGAATGGGGGtatttctgacttatctctttgccgcatccgtgaaattcgaggatgttcagatggatatggtaactgttcacacgataatcaagggattgtgcaggtgatttgacgggaagtaATCATGATCTTGAGGACATTTCACTGTGTGCAATATTTTAGTGAATCATCGGCAGTGCATCTCAACATCAAATCTTTGCTGATGGACGTTTTCCCTATGATTTGGCGTTAATCGGAGTACGTGTGGTTGAGAAATATATGGTGTTTACTATGATGCGAAAATCAAGGCCGGGTTTGTCTAGTTTTGGTAAAGGATTTTTGTTAAAAAGGAAGATAATTGTGCGAAGATAATCATTGTCTAGagggaatttcggagcattaacaattttatactctgaaattggaggacatgtgttgacaccattttttggAACGGGTCAAGTTAGTTGAGGCAAACCGATCGGTGATAGAAAGGTTATTGTATCGTGGCGGAAGGATGCCGATGGGGATCGACAAATAAAGATGGTGCCGATGATAGGGGATGATCGGTAGAAGACTTATGATGGTTCATGGATCGGTGTAAGGTCAAAAACGATATTCGCTGATTGTTACTGCTGAGATTTatggttgccgatgccgatggaggaaGGTGTAAAGACTATTGCCAAAAGGGTATGTATGTGCCGATGGGGTAAAAGCCGATGAAGACTTGAAGCAGGAGCCGATGAAGATTTTATCGTGACTGGAGCGGACATAGGAATAAAtagttattatttctttttctaTAGTCGTTCTAATATGCCTTATATGTAAGAGCGTGGCTTACCTTAGTTAAATCTTAGTCGTATTTGGTTGTAACTCTTAACGCTAGGGTATAAATACAGAACCAGTAGCAATGTAATAGAGATCagatcaatcaatatcaaacacaagtttactcctacttttacatctacttttcgacgacttcgtcaattcACATACTTTTTCTATTTACGAGTTCTCAAGGATTCGGCGAGTTACACTCGACGATTTCTCGGGTTccatgtgaatacctcttggtcgtgacatccaggcgcatcgatgttgtcaggaccaaagtattcaagttatcacctttgtcgattaataggtcaaatcggctggcacgccttgatatcgaaattgggtattagccctttgtgtttgtagatctatttttgcatcaacagatctAAGCAGCTTATGCGCCTTGTCCTTGTCCTTAGGTGTGAGCTCACCAACGGTGTCAAGTAGGGCATGGTTTTCACGCAGTGGTGAAGGAGGACAGAGCAGAGGACTTGATGGAGATGTGAGAAGGAGGCACAGTAAATAGAAGAGGATTTGGAATCATCAGTGAAGAAGGCGCGCGAAGCTTGTGCCAACAACAAAAGAAGTGGCATTAAGCCTGTGGAGCGATGGGGGAGATAGGAGGAGGCGAGCTCGGTGATGGCACGAATGCGAATGGGAGACAAGAACCCAAGGGGCCGTGATATAAAGCACCTCCGGATGAGCTTCTTAGTTTTTATTATGTTATCAAGGCACAAGCACGTCTGGAGATACTTGTCGGTGTCTAGACTCGTCGTCTAGACACTAACGAGTGATGAGTCTACGTATCCTCCTAAACCCGAATGGTGATGCAAGGGGAATACATGGGGTTATATTGGTTCGGGCTAAGAGTGCCGTACATCCAGTGTGAGGGTCGgagtctgtattgccttgcacccgagagtgcttgtagtaggggtataCAAacgggttgcgagagagggctaagtcccaagtctcAGCTTTGAGGAGTGGACAGAGTAGTGCTCATTACCCTAGAGTGAGCACTATCTGAGGCTTGAGTGTATGTTGTGGTCTTGCCTGGCGTTCTAGTGTTGTGAGCGTGTCTTGGATGTGTGCCCTGGCTCCTCTTTTATAGCCACAAGGGGTCGCAGGGCTTTTACATGTTTTGACTGGTGATCTACCTCTAGTAAATGGTGAAGTAACAGTTCTGACCCTGTGGAGGCTTGcccatctcgtccttggggCATGGCTGACAGCATGGTCGCTCCTGTGGAGGGTCGCCGAACCCTGTTGAGGTCGTGGGGGTCGGGTCGGTGATACTGCAGCGTGTCCTGCAATAGTAGAAAAAGACAGCCACAGTGACGCGGGTCAATTTCTTCcatacctcttttactgtgTGGTGGTActtcacagtgaaagaggtaaggctacacAGTGGCTGGAGTAGTTGGAATAGTTGACGTCGTGCCCTGCCGCAGCATGGGGATCATggtgggtgtcacatcgaagtTACGGCCGTCGTGCGTTGGAAGCCTTGCTCCGAGATGGaggctcgggcgaggcggtgtctgCGCCCGAGCCCAAGAGGGGTCAGGCGAGGCGGAACTTGCGTCTGAGGTCaaagggtcgggcgagacggagctCGCGCCCAAGgccgaggggtcgggcgagacggagcttgcgcccgaggccaaggggtcgggcgagacggagcttGCGCCCGAGCCTCGGTACTCTCAGGTCCTCGTCTTATCCTTTTTTTTGCGATTTTTACTcccctgatttgggtatccctttttatggtacccaacaataTTGGTCATAAGTTAAAACAACTTCTGTTTTTTCAATGAGAAGTTGACTAATAAACAATTCCAAATAGGCAAATGATGTAACAATGATTGTTAAACTATGAGATATCAGgtatttaggtcttgtttagttggtgattttttttgaattttgctagtgtagtatttttgttttcatttggtaattattgtccaactggactaattaggcataaaagattcgtctcgcaaattacgataaactgtgcaattaattatatttttttatctatatttaatgtttcatgtatgcatTTAAAgttttgatgtgacagaaaatctggaatttttttgaactaaacaaggccttacaccaCAACGATCATGGGTACGAACGAAGGTGGATCCAAGCAAAAAGGGAAGAAGCAGAATAGATAAAACAAGAAGAAACccagtaaataaataaaaaaaataggagACATAAATTGATTAAAATGCAAagaaatttagtttaaatttataTGCTTTCAAAGTCCGAAGAATATAGAATCCACTCAATATTATACTCAAGTCAAGCAGAAATAGAGTCCATCCAATAATATTTTGTTTGTTCGGGCTAGACAACCCATGAGCTATTTGCTTGGAGGACTAAAAAATTATCATAATCTAGCATCCTGTTCACTTGAGTTTATCAACAACTAGGAGaataccccgcgcgttgctgcggaaaTTTTAGATAATTTAAAAAGAAATTAGACTATTTATATTTAGAGTTATATAAAtgaaattatcttaaattaattttgTTGAATGATTTGACATATCAATATGACAACTAAATGAATGTTAGTAGATGAAGAGATGactatcataattacatgtgctagttggctataaatgtaagttttagtggattgttgatgtggatagcttgcatgttgagagaaatctctagtggggtttagctttataagagtattaCATTCTACCAGATTTCATATTTCCATTGGCTTAGCTCTAGATCTTTAGGTTAGAACCATGCGTAGCGCGGATGGTGGAAAGCGTTGTGTCTTATCAAGTTTTTTCCCCAACTCATATATCCTCTAGCGCTTATGGATCGAGAGGCGAGGCGTCCATCGCACCGTGAAGCTTGTCTTCGTGAAATTCTTAAAGGCATATGCATGGGTTAGGGTGTGATACAAATTGTTATAGAAACGTTCCAGGTACAGATTTTCTCAAGTAATGTTTCACATGATGAATCAGATCACTTCATAAAATCGTTTGATTCTCAAATAAATACTTTTCTTGTAAAAAATCAtatatatttcaaaaaaaaatctgatctttttgtgtTTAAAGAACAATGTCAACACAACCTAGTTTAACATGTTACTTGAAAAAAGACCAACGAAAGAAAATAATCACCATTAGAAAGGGGATACCAGAATCGGAAGCACCAGAACTAACATATATTGCCAGTTTGTTAATGTCATTTCGTGTGCTCACGTAGAAAACCAAAAACATTCAAGCTCCGATTCCATTGCCAAAAAGAGTAGTATTTGGCATTGGTTCTTGCATTTCTTAGTAGAAACGACTCCATGGATTTTATTGTTTAGACGCGCATTAAGATATTACAACATGTACTATCATTTCTCAAGATAATATGCATGGATTGTGCATTCAGATATTACAATATGTACTATCATTACTTAAgattaagaaaaaaaattgtttaGCTTCTTGATTGAGTGGCAGGCCCTTATGGAACGTGTTTGGTTTCATAGCCGATAGCTCTGCCCATTGGTCAATGTTTTCCATACGCTGAAATCTGGACGACGAGCCTTGGTTGAGAGAAACAGGGCAGAGTGGGTTTTAGAGCCCTCGTACGCGGCCGCTAAACCACCGGATCTATTGGTCGTTCCCCGGCGCCGACAAGGCCAAACCCTAGAACCCTGCCAAGATGAGGTCGCTGCGAGCGGCGCAGACCCTAGTCTCCCGTTCCCTCCTCTCCGCGCGCCATCTAAACGGCGCAGCCTCCCCCgccacggccgccgccgccgcgggcgcgCGGTGGTGCGCCACGCCGGCGCCGGTGCCGCCGCCCCGTTCGCCGCTTCCGTCCTCGAGGGTGATGCCTGCCGGGGTTGCCGGCGCAGTATCCTTCTCCCTTACCTTCGCTACTGTAGCGGTGGCGGAGGCCAAGGCCAAGGAGCGGCCGCAGCCGGATCTGTTGCCGCAGAACGTGGTGCTGTACCAGTACCAGGCCTGCCCCTTTTGCAACAAGGTCAGAGGTGAGACACCTTCCAGTGTATGTTATGTTCAAATCAGTTTTCCACTTGCTTCTGGGATcaggagattttttttttcactcaTTTCGTGTAGGAATATATGAttatttgtttttttagaaaaaggtAGGGGTACATCATCTTATAGATAATAAAATGTTACATGCTTTGCTCGGTCTGCTTATAGTAATGAATGAACCAAACATAATAGATGAACTTAATCTGGTAAATTCAAGAAGCAATCATTCATCACAAAACAGTGCATCACGACTGAGAGGAGTGCTAGATTGCTGAAGATGAGTATGATACATGACCAATAAGTTGATTGCACGAGGGCTACTCGTGGAATGGGTCATTTATCTGGATTGGTCCATTGCTATCATAATTAATAATTTTATTAGTGGATTGTGCTATGGTTAATGTATTAATTGGTGGCGAGGAaacagaaaaattataaaattgtTTAAATGTGCCATGGGTGGTAGGGTTCACAATGAATGTGCTATTAGATTGAGAGATGATCCAAGTGATATGAATGTTCTTGGTAAACCATATGTAGCAAAGAGTTATACTCTCTTTTTATATTAGTATTATGTTTCTGAAGTATGATATGATAGCAATTTGCTCCATGTTTAAATCTGGAATTTGGAATGTGGTTTGTCTTTGTTTTCCGTGCCAATGTTTGACAGGTTTGGTACATGAACTCTATAGTACAGTAAATAATAGTTAGATACCAAACTGTTTTCCTGAATGTGAGGGTAATGAAATGgaataaattttttaaaaatattggtGTTAACATTTCATAACAGTGGGAGAACTATAGAAATTGTCTGCTTGAGGACAATATACTTTTCTGTTCTTGAATATACATGTTCCCACTGCCATGACATTAACTTTTTCTCCATTGCCTTCATCTCAGCCTTTTTAGACTATCATGATATACCATACAAAGTCGTGGAGGTTAATCCATTGAGCAAAAAGGAAATCAAGTGGTCTGATTACAAGAAAGTCCCAATATTGACAGTAGACGGTGAAGAGCTTGTTGATTCATCAGGTTACTCTTTGCTGTTACATAGTTTTTGTCTCCTTTTACATTGTGATAATCGCAAATTACATGCTCTTTTTTTTCATATGTGCTAAACAATGAAGTGCTTTGGCATTTTTGTGATCTTATTGACAGATATAATCAATATACTACAGCGCAGAATCAACCCTGATGAACCCACTAATGATGAGGAAGCAAAATGGCGAAGGTATCTTATCTATTACTTCCTTAATTACTATTTAAGTTATGGCTTATCATTTCAAAATTTCTTCGAACTCATGGTTCAGAGGTTGAAAGTAATGAAGTTTTTTGTGATTTCACTTTTAGTAGTGGTAGCGTGACCTCACATTGTTCTTAACCTTCATGCACAAGTCCATTTGTACTTTTCTATGTGAACATCAGGTGCAGGCCTTACGTAGTGAGTTGAAAATGATTTAACAGCCATAAAGTACACAAATAAACAGAAAATTAGA
Protein-coding sequences here:
- the LOC8069412 gene encoding prostaglandin E synthase 2, with protein sequence MRSLRAAQTLVSRSLLSARHLNGAASPATAAAAAGARWCATPAPVPPPRSPLPSSRVMPAGVAGAVSFSLTFATVAVAEAKAKERPQPDLLPQNVVLYQYQACPFCNKVRAFLDYHDIPYKVVEVNPLSKKEIKWSDYKKVPILTVDGEELVDSSDIINILQRRINPDEPTNDEEAKWRRWVDEHLVHVLSPNIYRTTSEALESFDYIAKHGNFSFTERFAVKYAGAVAMYMVSKKLKKKYNITDERASLYDAANTWIEALNGRDFLGGSKPNLADLAVFGVLRPIRYLRAGKDMVENTEIGDWYQRMEVAVGEPSRIQDAEGN